GACGGAACCGTCGCTGAGCCGGTTTTCCAGGACGGAATGTCCCTTACGTCTGGCTTCCAGACGGCATTTTTCTACGCCATAGGATTGCAGCAGCCTATTGAGGTGAGTCGGCTCACCCCACCGGCCTTCAAAGTTGTCGTAGCGGACCTGGCCCTGTTCGACGTCGAAGACGACGGGATATCGCCAGTCGGGGAGACGAACT
The nucleotide sequence above comes from Gimesia sp.. Encoded proteins:
- a CDS encoding DUF1257 domain-containing protein, whose translation is MSHIVTIQTEVRDAEALGLACRRLELGEPVHETVPLFSGEATGYAVRLPDWRYPVVFDVEQGQVRYDNFEGRWGEPTHLNRLLQSYGVEKCRLEARRKGHSVLENRLSDGSVKLTIQIGEGYANH